In Hydra vulgaris chromosome 06, alternate assembly HydraT2T_AEP, a genomic segment contains:
- the LOC124814834 gene encoding uncharacterized protein LOC124814834 isoform X3: MLKELIPPIKDRILFKKELASKNVICVRSSSPTLNCNVSFTVSPVRNEAPAISEPFIQSDKLTLPPLLLAAVEKKLTLREKKEKKLTLVIQKDQN, from the exons ATGTTAAAGGAACTAATTCCTCCAATTAAAGACAGAATTCTTTTTAAGAAAGAATTAGCATCAAAGAATGTTATATGTGTAAGATCTTCGTCACCTACGTTAAACTGTAATGTAAGTTTTACAGTGTCACCTGTTCGTAACGAGGCACCAGCTATTTCTGAGCCTTT tattcAGTCAGATAAACTTACATTGCCACCTCTTCTCCTTGCTGCTGTGGAAAAGAAATTAACTTTAAGagagaagaaagaaaagaaattaactTTAGTCATCCAAAAAGATCAAAACTAA
- the LOC136080919 gene encoding uncharacterized protein LOC136080919 — protein sequence MVLKLVIQKLISHNITSLKQLNYEICNFSFGFNDKKSKPVPLSASVMSKKGRIIGKASELWCFFRCLPIIIFGYISSFSDDCPAYWLVYLELRNIADIIFSPIIKRDSLGYLAYMIASFVNSFVDIWPGNFIPKMHYMVHYPRQFKLYGPLRHLWCMRFEAKHNYFKCLSRVVSNFKNITYTLSKRHQMRQCCELNSVNFMRIEQHNQRNSVIISLTSLPDGLQIELMTNFLLDQNTQMWKVTNVKVNHYSFQTGDFIVLNILDDGTPVFMSLKYILKINGLWLLCGKLCSCESFIFYSHAYNLIEISSWVVILSGQEVSNEPLDGYLMSDG from the coding sequence ATGGTTTTGAAACTAGTTATCCAAAAATTAATATCACATAATATTACTTCTCTTAAGCAACTTAATTATGaaatatgtaatttttcatttggatttaatgataaaaaaagtaaaccagTGCCTCTAAGTGCATCAGTTATGTCTAAGAAGGGTCGTATAATTGGAAAAGCATCTGAATTGTGGTGTTTTTTTAGATGTCTGCCAATTATAATATTTGGTTACATATCCAGTTTTAGTGATGATTGCCCTGCTTACTGGTTGGTATATCTTGAACTAAGAAATATAGCTGATATCATATTTTCACCAATTATTAAAAGAGATTCTCTAGGATATTTAGCTTATATGATTGCATCATTTGTTAATTCTTTTGTGGATATATGGCCAGGAAATTTTATTCCCAAAATGCACTACATGGTGCATTATCCCAGACAGTTTAAACTTTATGGACCTTTGCGGCATTTATGGTGCATGCGGTTTGAAGCCAAGCACAACTACTTTAAGTGTCTTTCTCGtgttgtttctaattttaaaaatatcacttATACATTGTCAAAGCGCCATCAAATGCGCCAGTGCTGTGAATTAAATTCAGTTAATTTTATGAGAATTGAGCAACACAATCAAAGAAATAGTGTTATTATATCATTAACTTCATTACCTGATGGTCTTCAAATAGAACTTATGACTAACTTTTTACTTGATCAAAACACTCAAATGTGGAAAGTTACAAATGTTAAAGTGAATCATTATTCCTTCCAAACTGGTGACTTCATTGTTCTAAACATTCTAGATGATGGTACTCCTGTTTTTATGTCACTTAAATATATCCTTAAAATTAATGGTTTATGGCTCTTGTGTGGTAAACTGTGTTCTtgtgaaagttttattttttattcccaTGCTTATAATCTGATTGAAATATCTTCTTGGGTTGTAATTCTTTCTGGACAAGAAGTATCCAATGAACCCTTGGATGGATATTTAATGTCTGATGGATAA